A region from the Aegilops tauschii subsp. strangulata cultivar AL8/78 chromosome 5, Aet v6.0, whole genome shotgun sequence genome encodes:
- the LOC109772597 gene encoding uncharacterized protein, with protein sequence MKHPTSCMLQIFSLAMAKIPQDDDFVELYGYIAVRDDLDVLLNYVVNISRDDPIIVEKGSLISMAGGPKRGIYMDDDGLIEYDMRIKRGRQEGDDLQVIDGATILSPWGTSERPFTFNISGDCGGAVAITLAYLSSAVEATVEVLISEVHSSFHMSLGCFTSGCYNENRLFDGVVVKSCALKRSVVAVVRWSSIRLKFKVCAPSSGSESQRRCTFKAKTHGHKTREIKTDFALISVKVTWGRRSTLPGSFPG encoded by the exons ATGAAACATCCTACTTCTTGCATGCTGCAAATTTTCTCATTAGCTATGGCTAAAATTCCTCAGGATGATGACTTCGTAGAGTTGTATGGATACATAGCAGTGCGGGATGATCTAGATGTGTTGCTTAATTATGTCGTCAATATTAGCAGGGATGATCCCATCATTGTGGAGAAG GGTTCTCTCATCAGCATGGCTGGTGGCCCTAAGCGAGGGATATATATGGATGATGATGGTCTAATTGAGTATGACATGAGGATCAAGAGAGGCAGGCAAGAAGGAGATGACCTACAGGTGATTGACGGTGCAACAATCTTAAGCCCTTGGGGCACATCGGAGCGGCCGTTCACATTTAACATCTCTGGCGACTGTGGCGGTGCGGTTGCCATAACTTTAGCATATCTTTCCAGCGCGGTTGAGGCCACAGTAGAGGTTCTCATATCGGAAGTGCATAGCAGTTTCCATATGTCTCTCGGATGTTTTACCAGTGGGTGTTATAACGAGAACCGGCTCTTCGATGGCGTTGTTGTCAAGTCTTGTGCCCTGAAGAGGTCTGTGGTTGCCGTAGTGAGGTGGTCTTCCATACGTTTGAAATTCAAGGTATGCGCACCATCATCCGGATCCGAGTCCCAACGTCGTTGTACCTTCAAGGCGAAGACCCATGGGCATAAAACTCGAGAGATAAAAACTGATTTTGCGCTGATCTCGGTGAAGGTGACTTGGGGTCGACGCTCGACGCTGCCTGGTAGCTTTCCTGGCTAA